Within Zootoca vivipara chromosome 17, rZooViv1.1, whole genome shotgun sequence, the genomic segment cccctccctccctccctccctctggcccACCCCCGCCTACCTGTGGCCTCCACCATCCCCTCCAGGATGACCACGATCTCAAAGTCGTCCTTCTTGAGCTGTTCCCGGGAGACCTCCCAGAAGGGGCTGTGCTCATTGATCTCATGGCTGATGATGAGCGGGGAGACCAGGAAGAGGCGGTCGTCTCCGGTCTCAAAGCCCACGTTGATGTCCGTCTGGTTGAGGGGGATGAACTCCCCTTCCTGGGTCTGCTTGGACTTGATGAGCTTGGCTCGGATGGAGGCCTCCACAATGTGCGAGTTGCGCAAGTCCCCCACGCGGAACATGAGGCAGAGGCGGTCGTCGCGCAGGGAGACGACGGCATGCGAGGAGAAGACCAGCGTCTCGGCCCTCTTGTTGGGCTGCGAGATCTTGACGAACATGCAGCCCACCATGAAGGCGTTGACCATGGAGCCCAGGATGgcctgcagcaggagaaggatGATGCCCTCAGGGCACTTGTCTGTGATGACCCGGTGGCCGTAGCCGATGGTGGTCTCCGTCTCAATGGAGAAGAGGAAGGCCGAGACGAAGCCGTTGAGGTTGTTGACACATGGCGTCCAGGCGTCATCGCCCAGGTGGTCCAGGTCTCCGCGGCAGTAGGCGATGAACCACCAGATGAGGCCGAAGAACAACCAGGTGCTGGCATAAGCCAGGATGAAGACCAGCAGGCTGAAGCGCCACTTGAGGTCCACCAGCGTCGTGAAGATGTCCGTCAGGTAGCGGTAGGTCTCATGGACGTTGCCATGCTGGACGTTGCACTTGCCGTCCTTCTCCACGTACCGCTGCCGCCCCCTCTTCTTCTCCGCCTTCTCGGGCTCCTCGCCCAGGCGCCGCAGGGCTGCCGGCTTGAGCTGGGGGCCAGGGACCTTGGCATCGGGCGCCAGGGGCTCATGGATGGAGGAGAAGGCCGAGTTGTCCTTCGCCATGTTAGTGCTCGCGGGGCCCGGGCAGTGGCTCCGAGTCTGCGGAGGGGGAAATGCACAAGGCCTGGTTAATGCCGGGCCAGGCCACTGACTACAGtgttgcctgctctgactggcagcagctctctggggtttcaggcaggaaaagGGCATTTTTCCAGCCTTTCTTGGAGATGCTGCTAGTGGGGGttgaagctggggccttctgcataccaagcaggtgctctgccacttacATGTGACCCTCCcttcaaaagcaaagcaggatTCTAGTCCTCCTGATTCAGAATAAAGAGTTTACCtgaggaaagctgccttatactgagttggacTATTGGGGCCCATCTTGCTGAGTTCTGCCTTCACTGACcgtcagcagcagctctccaggatattCCAGGCAGGGGATCTTTGCCCTGGAGATGCCAAAGGGGACCGAATCTGGGATGCCCACCCTAAACCAGATGGCAGACAGGCTATGGTTGGAGCCGGGTGTGAGTTGCTACCCAGGCAATAAGCAGACAAGATGAAACAGGAGCAGCGATGAGGCTGTCTGTTCCACAAAACGGAAGCATTTTATCTTCAAATGGTAAAACCAGAAGTGTCAAAATTTGAGAGTGTGATTGTGTAATCACAAGGCGGATGTCActcctttcctttatttttaagcCTTTTATGCTTAAATCTTCACTGTGAAAACTGCATCCACTTGCCAAATCATGGCTAGTCCTCTGGGGCTTGTTATAGAGACCTTTCTTGATGTCGTGTCCAACCCTTGCCGGGTGACAATCACAGAGCCCTCAGAGGAAGATCGTGGACCTTcaggaataatagaattatagaatcacaggactgcagagctgaaagggaccccaagggtcatctagcccaaacccctgaagtgcaggaatctcaactaaagcatacaaGACACTCTTCACTAGCCACACACGCCCAGCCTTATTATGTTGACCTTGCCTCTGCACCAGGTTTGGACCAAGACTGATGCTCTGGACCCGACTTGTTTGGACTGTGGGTGTTGTGCTTAGAGGCTTTGATCTCCTGGGATTGGGACCCTAGTCCCTGGGAACGAGACTAGATGCTAGAGGGTGCCAGTTCTACCTTCTGTACATCCAAGGAtgctggggagaggagaggaaggtgggctgggaggagaaggaaggaatatTATGCTAAAATTCAAGAATAGTATTTCAagattcaacagtggaacggtctcccttggaaggcgatggactctccttccttcgaggtttttaaacagaggtttgacAACCATCTACCGGGGATGCTTCAGTTGTGAattctgcattgctgggggttggactagatgacccctgggggtcccttacaactctatgattccattattCTATGAGTTTTCTGGCCCCTTAAGCACTTGCAGGCTTATTGTGGCTCCAGATTACATGGAGAAGGGTCCATGTTGTGAACCCATAGCCACTGAGAAAGCAGCCCAGGGTCCCACAGTTGCCTTTGTGGCAAAACAGGCCCATTTACAGTCCTGCAAGGCCCTGTTTTGTGAATTTTTGATGTAACAGACCAATGGAGGGAGCCACTGGGCCCCACAGggaaccctggcctctccagaAAGTGCTGTGTTAATTTTGCTTGCAAGAACATTAACTGCTCCCAGGAaacgttgtttttttttttttttgctaccatTCCTGCACCGACTTAGCAATTAATCGCAGGCCCAGCATCGCCCATCCCTATTCCCAGGGATCGCTGGCTGCAGAAAATACCATTTTCATGGTGCTGCCCCACACTGCAAAAACATGAGCATTATTCATCCTGCTCCTGGCATGTGCCTGTGTGTTTATAAACTCCctgcgtgggggtggggggtgggacttgCCGGTGCTAAAGCTGGCATCCTTTTCGCATGGTGGGTTCAGGGAGAGGGTGACGTGGATGGGGGAAAGAAAGGCTCTCACTAAGTGGGTATTGTGCCTAGACAGgcatcaattttttaaaacacacacctacCTCTGCAGGTGTAAACACAGAAAAAGTGGGATTTACGTAACAGCCATGTTTCTCCGCACTGGGAGACATTGGATGCTGGAATTCACAGAACAAGGAGCCTGTTCCTGCTGGCTTCTGTGGCTGGGACTCCTGCACGGCAGGAGGTGGACTAGATGGGGGCCCTAGGGcggcccttccagctctgcaatctgTGATCCTAAatatatatcctgccctccctcccgaAAGAGCGCAGGGTGGCAAACACCAAAGAAactaaagggaggggggattgaTTCCAATGAACACAGAGACTGGGAAAGGGcttaaaggaaaaggaaggtCAAAAACGCAAGCTtctgtctgctggatcagacctgtggctcatctagtccagcattctgccctCACAGTGGGCAACTGGTAGCCCCAAAGGGAATCCCAAGAGCAGGATCTGAAtgcaagagccctctgccctcctgcggtTTGGAGCAACAAGACTATTAGAAAGCACTGACTGCCTCCATCTGTGCGGGCAGACCATaggcattgtggctagtagccattgatagccctctcctccacaaatgtgtctaatccaggggtcagcaaactttttcagcagggggccggtccactgtccctcaaaccttgtggggggctggactatatttttgggggggaaatgaacgaattcctatgccccacaaataacccagagatgcattttaaataaaaggacacatgctactcatgtaaaaacatgctgattcctggaccgtccgcaggctggatttagaaggtgatccagcccccgggccttagtttggggacccctggtctaatcctcttttaaagccacccaggttggtggctatcgctgcctcctgtggcaaagagttccatagttcaactatgtgaTCTAAGGCTTGCACACTTCAAAATTTGAAGTTGCAACCACAAGGCCTAGAAACTTAGCCTTTTGAAAAATGCACTATTTAATCCTTCCCCCTCTGCCTCAGTTTGTTGTTGTGGAATAAGTTGCAAACACCACTTAAAGCTTCAAATCACACGGTTATTTCCCATGCATGTTTAAAGGCTTGTCTCAGGTCATTAGACTGGAGGAGAAGATCCCCCAGCTCCCTCCCAGGCTACCTGTCCTGATCTGGGCCCACGGATTTATGCCTCCCTCAGCAGGGCTGGTGGCAAAGCTGTGAGgagagtgggtgggtgtgctgtCGAGGCCCAGATGGCTTGGCTGATTAAGCACGGCTCTATTTTTAAACTGTGTCCGCAGCAATAATTGAACAATTACACCTGTTCCCGATAAACCATGTCTGTCTTGGGTTATTAATAGACAGTGTTTAGGGAAAGAGGCCACTCTCACCTGAGAAAAGgacccttggcttgttcacagacTCAAAGAATTGTAAggttggaggggaccctgagggtcatctagtccaaccccctgcaattcaggattcACAGCTCAAGAATCTCTGGCAGGtgggcatccaacctcttctttaaAAGTTCCAATGAAGCTTTTTGCAGGGAGGGGTCCAGAGAGGAGGACCCAAATCAATGGGTTTAAATGACAAGAAAAGAGAGTCTGACTAAATATCATTTAGAACTTTCtgccaggaagagctgtttgacagtgagacagattccctcaggaggtggtggattctccttccttggaagtttttaagcagagctgggTTGGCAgcctgtcagagattctttagccaTGATTtctgattgcagggggttggactagatgaccctttgataCCCCTTCCAACCCTGTCATTCTACAGTTCTGTAAAAACGATGCAAAGGATGCAGAAGGTGGATTGAGAGAAGCTTTGCTTTCTTAGGATACCCAAACTTTCAGGTCAATTGACCGGCAGGACTTTCAGTATGGAAGAaagattgtgttttgttttgtttttttcaaaaaaaaaaaagcaaaaagcaaaagagaCGGAATTAATTTACAGGATTCACTGCCCCTCACTGTCTTTTAAATCCCAATTTCACAAGGAGACCCAGACCCCAGAGGAGGCCCACCCTCCCGCCTTTCGTTTTGATGGTTTGCAGGTAGACACCCTCCCCTCTCCATAGCGCAGAGCAGAGCAGGCCTCGTACGCTATGAACAGATTGCTGCAAAGTTGACAAGTGCTTTAATTCACAGGTCTGGGGGTGAAGGTCCCAGAAACACCTCCCTGGGCCCCACTCTGTATCCCAAGGCTGTGCCCTGCATACCCATGCCCTTAGAAGCCCCTCTTCTCTGCCAGTGAAAGATTGAGGGGCCCACTGCAAAAAGAATccaggtgggggtttttttgcagctggtgttcctcctcttcctgacTGTTGCTGCTGCATTGCATTCATGCCCCCTTTCCAATCTGGGACCCAGTCCATGCCAGCACCCTGGCACAGACGAGGCTGGGTGAGTGTGGACGACAGCCTCTACCTGTCTCCTCATAGCGAGACTGGAAaaaagagggaggaacaagcaCACCAAGTAGGGGAGCCCTGggaaggtaggtgtgtgtgtgtgtgtgtatgtgtgtgtgtgtgtggcaccccCCTGATGCGCTTCAGACGCAACCTTACAATGCCAGCCTGGGACACTGCTTCTGAGGACCTACCCTGCTGCATCCATATTTCCTGTTTTTGAGCCGTGTTCAggctcccctctcctcctgaagCTCTCTCCATGGTACTGATTCTTTGCCCATCAACCTAGGCTCCTGGATGGTGGTTTTGGTGGCTCAACCCTGCTGTCCGCTGGCTGGTGCTTGGAGCTTCATTAAGAACCTAGGAAgaacctggctgctggatcaggccaaaagggggGGCGCATCTAGTGCAGCAGATGCTCATTGtcggaaacccacaagcaggattcaagcgggagagccctctcccttcctgcatttTCTAGCGACTGgctttcagaagcatcactgtctccaagtgtggaggcagagcagagccttaGGAGAATGGGGGTGTTGTGCCCCCAAGGAGttcccctattttcactggggaCTGGAACATAGGAAACAGCCTTATGCCGAGTCAAACCACTGGGGCCCACATTgcccaatattgtctgcactgactggcagcagacaggaaagggctcttgtgcttgggtcctacttgcaggcttccccaaagtggcatctggttggccactgtgagaacaggaggctggacttgaCAGGCCcccttcggcctgatccagcagccagactcttCTGATGTACATGTGGAACAAACCCCCTAGGCTCCCACTACTAAGGATATGGGTCCTATCCTGAATCATCTCCCgatgctgagctgagctgagcttccAGGATCCATTGGAAGCAGAACGCCATAGAAACAGCTTGCAATCTGTGTCAGGATTTAACTGTTTGTGGTTGCGGGTGGGTAAGTGGGAGCTTGTCCCCAACCCTTGAGGCCTTCCTAAGAACCACCAACCCCACCCAACGTACAAATGTTCCTgcggagaagaaaaggctccctTCTCTTGCCAACCCACCAGCATctggccttgccttgccctcaatTTGCAGCCTgactgcccccccttccctttccatcTCCCCACATATTTTAACTTTCTTGTTGAAAAATGAAATGCACCGGGAGGTGATGGCCTCTCCCCAAAACCACCATGCCTCTTTCTGCCCACCCGACTGATCAATTGTCAGACACGAGGATTTgcagatagaataatagaattgcagagttgcagAAAAGCACCcaaaagctcatctagtccaaccccctgcaatgaggaCAGGGGACCTGAAGGGCTGTTGTTCAGTGGCAGgccagaaggtcttgggttcaaggTCCAGTGATGTCCTCCAGGCAGGAGTGGGAACATCtctttgtctgaaaccctggagagttgctgctgctcAGTGTGGACCGAGGGCCTGACTGTGTAGAAAGCAGCTTCTTAAGAGTTCAGATGCCCTTGATGTTCAAAGAAGAAGGCCTTCCTTGGTCTCCCTCTGCCGCTCCTCAGCCtctcctaccttacagggttgttgtcgAAAGGATAACATCATAGAGAAGGACTGGCATCCATCTTAGTgtcaaatatttcatttcatcGATGTGATGGGActggttgctttttctttttctgctggtcttgatatttgctttttttaaattggAGTGCGTGCATGGCTTTTTAATATCATCTGGATTAATTGTTGTTTTACTGTCTGGTTTTAAActctgcatattttatatttttataagttACCTtgggggtttctttctttctttgttctgaGAAGGGCAGTTAAGAAACTGACTGACTGAAGCATCCTTAATAATACAGAGgatttaaatatttattggaaAGAGACTGGTGTCCAAAACCCAAATATCTCCTTCGgccctttttctccctcaggcTGTCCTACCTTGCAGTGTTGTTGTAAAAGGAAACAAGAGGGTAGATTCACATTTATCTGGACAAGAGGCTTCAGTTCAAAAGCCAAAACATCATTGAAGCTTGCAAAAGAGAGGCTCCCCTTCATTTTATTTCCCTCTTTCAGGCTTATCCTTGCAGGGTTGGTTTTGCAAGGACGCGATGTTAAAAATTTACATATTTATGAAAAAGGAGATCTTGGTTCATGCCCCTGGCCTCTCAGGAACTTTGCAAaagatcctttaaaaaacccctctctgCTTTTGCTGCCTTAAAAAAGTTGTTATTGCCAGGATAAAACAAGCatatacaattctgtgatttttagGGAAATTGACCTGGGTTTGAATGCTTTCTCCCCTGCTGATGGCCTCCTTTGGCCTTTCTCTCCCATTCCCCAGCCTTCCCTACCTTCCATGGCGGCTGTTTTCAGAATTAAAACAGGAGATACCATTGATTTTTACTTTGCAACTCACTCTGGAATTGCCCTTGCAATGGAGAGTGGGGCGtaaaagttttaaataaaaataagtttgcAAATATTACGGAAAGGAAGTATAAGAAGTGGGAGGTGAGATATGGCTTTCCCTCCTCAGCTGCTGTTAAGGCCTCACAGTATACTCTGCaactcagaaccatgaggactggaaacttGCTTCATGTAAAGGGGAAGATCTACTGGCTCAGTGGTTGGAGCACTTGCTCTCTAGGCAgttcaagttcaatccccagtgctTCCtgctagggctgggagagaatccctgcctgagaccctggagagcaccTGCCAGCccgtgcagacagtactgagctagctggaccctAAGGCTCTGaatcggtataaggcagcttcctagaaaTATAAGCCTAAACTGAGGAGACTGGCTATGGCAAGTTTCAGGGCAGGTAAGACACAATCATAGAGTCgaaaaggaccccaagggtcatctagtcctaccccctgcaatggaagAATCACAGCTGAATAATCCCtgaccagcctctgcttaaaaacctccaatgaaggagagcccaccacctcccgaggaagtctgtcccactgccaaacagctcttgctgtcagaaagttcttcctgatgtttggtcaaaatctcctttcttgtccctggaatccactggtttgggccctcccttctggagcagcaggaaacaagcttgctccctcttcagataacggctatcatatctcatcttggtcttctcttctccaggctaaacatccccaacacCCTCATAAGGTTcaatttccagacccttgatcatcttagttgcccttcTCGAACaccttccagcttttcaatatccttcttaaactggggtgcccagaattggacactggACTCCTGATGGGGTCTGGCCAAGGCCAAATAGAGTAGTATGTATTGTTCTCtggcgtctggctgttaaccagaaggttggtggttcgagcccacccagggacaccTGTGGgtaggatttctgcattgcatggggttggactagatgacccttggggtcccttccaactctacaattctctgattccccccttcccccctgatttgccctaCACACCTCCCAGTTTGTCCATAAGACCTCCACCC encodes:
- the KCNJ9 gene encoding G protein-activated inward rectifier potassium channel 3; its protein translation is MAKDNSAFSSIHEPLAPDAKVPGPQLKPAALRRLGEEPEKAEKKRGRQRYVEKDGKCNVQHGNVHETYRYLTDIFTTLVDLKWRFSLLVFILAYASTWLFFGLIWWFIAYCRGDLDHLGDDAWTPCVNNLNGFVSAFLFSIETETTIGYGHRVITDKCPEGIILLLLQAILGSMVNAFMVGCMFVKISQPNKRAETLVFSSHAVVSLRDDRLCLMFRVGDLRNSHIVEASIRAKLIKSKQTQEGEFIPLNQTDINVGFETGDDRLFLVSPLIISHEINEHSPFWEVSREQLKKDDFEIVVILEGMVEATGMTCQARSSYLMDEVLWGHRFMSVLSLEDGFYEVDYNSFHQTFEVPTPSCSARELSEAAARMDAHLYWSIPSRLDEKVEEGTTEKAAVEEDADKERNGNLASAESESKV